TACATCATCTCATCAATAAATAGTAGGGTAACTGGTGGCATAGTATATGCTTTTCAAAAATGATGTAAACCATAAATGCTGCAAATTCATAACTACTGAGGAGTGGGAATCGCCCTAGAACTTCCCATGCAGTGAGAGAAACAGCTGCTAAATCTTCCTGCATTAAATTAACACTAGAGGACAAGATGGAAGAcactgaacagaaacaaaaccgTTACAGAAGTTTCATGTTTCacatgggatttttaaaaaggagaaagtataAAGAAATTGTTCTTACGCCAAAtttaatgtttctgtttcttttttaccAGTTCTCTGAGACAAGCATTTCCAAGGACAACTCAATAACTTTTGATTAGCACAATAACTACTAAACACCCAATGTAAATGGCTGCTTGTTGCAGCAGCTTTTGCTCCTAGTGAGAGTGGGAGCCATTCCGTGAAAGCAACAAGTCATCTGTCTCACTTAGAGGGAAATACTTTCTTTCAGCTTCTTTTCATCAGCAGGGAGGACTTAGCTAACTACCCAGGAAAAATGCTGCTTTTCTGAAACTGGAAGCTCACAGTGGACCCAAGACATCCTATCTTTGGgccacaaagagagagacagagagaaagagaaagaggaagaggaagagaaagaagagaaagagagagaactattCTACTCAAATTAAGCCAATCTTCAGGTAGATACCTTAAAAGAAAGGGCTTCTAAAACACCGATATGAGCTCTGACATTAGCAACCTGACTTTCACTCCAAAATTATTGAAATAGTTATGGGTAAAAATAATTTAGCTCTTATAAAAACcttcttttaacttaaaaatttgtAGTGAGGAGCCCCCACTGGCAAAAGTTACGTGATTTTttaatgcacatttttaaaatgtcagaaaataaatcataagCTATGATTCTAACTGCACAATGGTAAAATGACTTGTTGCCAGAAGCCATGTTTAAGCTGATTTTGGACAGTGAACGTGTATTTCTAAATCTACAAATGGCAAATTTAAGCAAAATTACGAACACTTCTTCTATGTTTTCCCTAAGATGTAAACATTATTTTAGTACGTCTTTATTTGTAAGACATATTCTCCATTAACATGTGAAATAGCATATGGGAAAGTTTAAATACTCTTAAATATTTCACTCAAACACCCCAAAGCAAAGCATTTTCCAGAGTAGGGGTCAGTCTCCACAGAACAAGAGCCACGTACCAAAGAGGCGGTTTGCTGTGCCGGGACTCTGTACGCTGGCTCCAGTCACACACTGTTTACTGAGACTTCCCCATTGCCATCGCAAGGATGCTCTGTCTCGGTTTTAAAGGCTACTGATACACCTAGCTCTTTAAAATGCAGTTGAGAGCAATTAGATTATGTTTTTATACATACAGCATATAACTCACTTCACTTGAGGGCAGGATCGTATTTACAAGTCTTATATGGCAATAAAGGGTTGTATGGCATTCACAGACCTTACTGCTTTATACAGAAGCCTGGCTAAAATTAGACAACATAAAAATACTAGCACTAAGAACCCACCACTGTAAGTATTTGACTACCTAGGATAGTGACAGTGGCATTAGGTAAGGATCTACTGTGAGCAAGCGTTCTCTCTGGCTGGGCACAGTTTTGTGCCAAAGGTGGCAGCCCTGGGATTCCCCCTCAGGACTCCTGCAGCGCCGGGGTTGCTTTGCATCCATGTGAACTGCTGTCATCGCTACTGTGGCCAAGCCCAGAGGAGGAactggaaaagaagagagggggaaaataataaaaagaggaaattggTTTTCACAACACACTCAAAGCCTGAGTAACAGAGGGGAACTTTCATTATCTCCAGtcacaaagagagacaggaaatttGGACTTTTAATTAGCCATTTGGAGTGCAGTTGGATATTTTTTTAGCTAGATAATTTAAACGCGAATAATTCAAGTCTGACTAAATGAAAGTCACATAATCAGAATGCAGATAATTGAATTTCTGCTGCATTCATTAATTcagtgtggaggtgtgtgtgaaGACCACTATGATGAGCTGtcacagctcaataaaatctcagtcaattaattttttcattatctTAGTATTAcatcaacaaaaagcaaaacgTGTATCTATCTATGTGCATGCACGTGGACACTGCGTTAGATAAATATGTCTGTTGAGCCCACGTGCAAAGGAATACCTTTCGGAATCGTAATCTACgtcattgtctttttttccctcttcatcttcttcaGGGAACCGTCTATTCATCAAGGCGAACTTGTGAATTGCTTCTTCCACCGAGTACTTGGTCTGCCCGGAAACACACGCTTCAATGTCCTCGGAGTTCAGATGGCTCTGCAAGAAGAGGTGGAGGCTGCTATCGGAAAGCAAAAGTGCGTTCTGCAGGACtctgtattaaaaaaagaaaaagaggaaagaaagcaattGATGGAGCAGGCGTGGGCACAGACCGGGTAGAAGACAGGAAACCCTTACCACGGTGCTCCTGATCTCTCCACTCTGAGAACTTTGCCCCGACGCTGGCCTCTGCCCACCAACGAGATAAAAACATATGCTAactttttccttaattatttgGAATCTTAGGTGAGAAAGAACGTGACGCTGATGGCTAAGGACATCTGTTAAAAGAATAACCACAAGGACATTTCTCCAATTTAACCATCTGTTAAGACCATGTGGATTAATTATGGAAATATTTTGCTGATACAGGTAGAgaattttattctacttttaaaaatggatggCCAGCAGAGTGTCAGTGCCGCGGTCTTTACTGGATCAGCTGTCATGAAACATCCAAACTTTCAGCTACCGTTAAACTTATACGGAAAGGCCAATGTACTAATCCTTGGCATACTCCACACTAAAACTTCAGCAGTGACCGCTTTACCCAGGGAAACATTCACAAGGGCTCCTTTCAGGTGGCTTTTCTAACAACCTAAATCTAACTAGAAACTTCTGCAGGATCTTCAGGAGCAATGCATCTCTTGCCAAAATAAGCAACCAAGTAATTTCGATCCCAAACCTTTATCCCACGGAGTTCACACTGGTGGTTCAACAGGACAGACTGACGCGGATGAGAAAGAAGTTTCAACTAAAGCATCCGGACCCGACGGAGGGTTAGAAACTGGcccagcagcaggaagctggcaTGGTCTTATGCGTGTTCTCAGCCGAGCATATGCTTTTCTGGGGTGCCACAGAATAAGAAACCAAGCCAGTGCCCCTCCTCACACTTAAATAAAAACTGGCTTTTCATCTTTTGAGCTAATATCTTTGACATATGATAACTGAGTCTCCAGTAACTGTTCAGTGGTGACATTACAGGAGATACTAGGGCCAGGATATGGGAAAGGGGGAAACACTACAACCCATGTGTCATTTTGCCCAACATGGGATTTTTCTCATTCACAGACTATGAAAACCAGACCATATATTTCAGACCAAATGAGCCTTGCTTTATATCTTGTATGTTTAAAcaaatgatcagaaaaaaaaaattcctttctggCCATTAATAGCAATTTTGTTAAATACCGAGGGCATCACAATAGCACATCCTTATCTTCCAGATAACAAAATTACTTCTTGAAGAAGGCAAATGTCTACAGACACACGAAGTCCAGTCCTCCCCTTTGCCTCCACAGACTTACAGATGTAATTCGAGGGGAGGGAGGCTCTTTACTAAGAGCAAAGCAAGACAATTATGCTTTGCAAAGAGAAAATCTCCAGCAAGGACTCTAAGTGCTCAACTCTGCGTGTCTTCTGGCCTGGTCCTCCCGGAAGATGGCCGTACGGCCATCTGCCAAGCAGGAAGAACCTTTGACTGCACTAAGATCTGTCTTCCTTGCTTACAAATGCTTCCCATCCATGTCTAAATAATTCAAATTAGGGAAGCGATTCATGGCAACAAGCCCCCAAGACGAACTTGGACCCGCTGTGAAGTCTGAGCCGCGTGTTTCCCGTGGCCGCCTGCTGGAAGCTTCCCACCCGCCACAGAACAAGTGGCTGTTCATAGGATTGTACACACGGCTTTGTTTCTGttggaaatgtgttttattttctctataaaataATGGGTGATCTCTAAAATTGATTTTAGATGGTTTGAGGCATTACTGCACAGGAGTAATGTGCACTAATGGCAACGATATTGGACACAAATTCATTTTAGCTTTATTTCATGTCTAAAGCAATTCCACTGAGCCTTGAACTGCTCACGTGCTGTTATTAACTGGCTGGGTACCTAACACATGGGCACCGCAAACAAAAGTGACCAGAGTGCAGGCTGATGGAGACCTCAAGGCTACTGTCCCTTTTCCTCTGCTATAATTCAATTTCCAATTTGACTGCGCTTTAGTCTCCTTAGTTCCCAGTTTTCTGCTGAACACTGCCACCTGGAGGACAAAGGGTAAAAAGCCAGAGAACAGGCCACCCCATTCAATAGAAAGAGGGGTAAAAGTGGgggacaggagacagacactacCCTGAATACTCACACCCACAGGGCCCTGAGAGAGTTCAAAACCAGTACACCCACTaagcttggttttattttttttagtttttgggtCTTGATAGCTAAGTTTAGACCACCAGGACTGTACACATATGAATTTGAAACAAAAActactttaatatattttgttttcattttgtggtcAAATAGCTTACACTGTAAAATTTAGAATGCAAATCTTAAGAGTCTGAAGTGGTGGGactcacctataatcccagcacttaggaggctgaggcaggagaattaagagttccaagctagccagaaCAACATTGTGAGACCATCTcaagtaataataaattttaaggtattttttaaatttaaaagatgcaACCTATagttgggcaatggtggcacacgcctgtaatcccagcactctaacTCAGGAGTTagagacaagtgaatctctgtgagtcagaagcttccataaaaataaatatctaggtggttgtggtggcgcacacttttaattccagcactagggggcagtagtgggcagaggcaggcagagttctgtgggttcaaagccagcctggtctacagcttgAGTTCTCCGACAACCAGACCTACCCACATATtgagacccccccaaaaaaaataaaataaaataaatatatattattttcaagcCTTTATAGTGGGAGTTTTAACAAAGCAGCCTATAGAATGTCAAAGGGATTTCTGAAAACATATTTACAATGCAAGTCGAAGTTGCTTTTCcccctactccccccccccaacaatgcTAGACAAAGCAAGGCCTGCTTTCCCCTTCACTGGACACAGTGAAGTCTGGTTTTCCTTAATGTGATTTTACTAAGCATATTATACAGTGGTTCAGCTGAAGAACAGCTACGGTACACAAAATCATGGAATCCTAGAGATGCCCTGGATTTTCTGAACTCAGTAGAATGCACTCTACACACATCTGGAAAGTACACCGAAGGTTAGctgttgggaaaaggaaaagctaaCTTGGCCTCTTTACTTGTTATCATGAGAGGAATAATTTAAACCTACAAATATTCATTGAAAGATATTCATAATCTATGCTGTGGTGCCCTCTATTGAACATagagatttattaaaaaaaaaaacaccacacttgtgtatgtgtttgtctctctctgtgtatctgtgtgtgtgcgtgcctatGTGCAcgggtcttttgtttttaaaaaacaaacaaacaactttcaCACCACAGCCAGCCTCCATTACATCTtcagctcaaggtcagcctgggctgtccCAAAACAATGacgaaaaatgaagtaaaatgctATAAAAACACAATAGAAAGTCTAAACTGTGGTTGTGTGTGCTGGCGCTGGGACGCCTTCTGCAAAGAGGGGTCAGCTCAGGCGGGGCCTCACGCAGACCTCGTACCTCTATAACTCTGTCTCCGCTATGATGGTAGGAGCTTACAACTAAGAGTTAGGAGGATGCAAGAGGAAAACGACAGCCACAAGGGAAAATGAATGTCTGAAAATCTCACAGCCACACTGACCAGCTCAGCTTGCCGTGGCTGCTCTGCTGATATAAACGCAGTAGTTCCTACAGCACAGGACGCCTGTGTTCCGAGGGTGGCATGGATGGATGGGCTTCTCGTGCCCACACCGGACCAAATTTGCACGCTGTGACAATCCCAACCTTGCAAGGCTAGTAAGCTCTGAAACAAAGCCTGCAGCATCCAGCATGTACAGGGTCAACAAGTGATCTTCTCCGGCCACCAGAGAAACCATCTCAGTGTCGGCAGAATATGTATGGTGTTCATACTGAGTACATATTATTACGCAAATAACCTAGAagtgaaattttgttttacattataCACTGTACACATGcagaaatatttttgctttcatgGCATCTTAACAACTTCAAAATGTAAATACATATCAAAATGTTTAAAT
The Microtus ochrogaster isolate Prairie Vole_2 unplaced genomic scaffold, MicOch1.0 UNK11, whole genome shotgun sequence genome window above contains:
- the Snx10 gene encoding sorting nexin-10, producing MCFTMKTSCVRRRYREFVWLRQRLQSNALLVELPELPSKNLFFNMNNRQHVDQRRQGLEDFLRKVLQNALLLSDSSLHLFLQSHLNSEDIEACVSGQTKYSVEEAIHKFALMNRRFPEEDEEGKKDNDVDYDSESSSSGLGHSSDDSSSHGCKATPALQES